A portion of the Gadus macrocephalus chromosome 10, ASM3116895v1 genome contains these proteins:
- the stard15 gene encoding START domain-containing protein 10 isoform X3 gives MRITCKDVRADTVYDVLHDTSYRKKWDTNMIDTYDIGRLTVNADVGYYSWKCPSPLKNRDFVTMRSWLPLGNDYLIINYSVKHPQHPPKKDYVRAVSLLTGYLVQSNGPSSCTLYYLTQVDPKGSLPKWVVNRASQFVAPKAMKKIYKASLKYPEWKRKHNPGLKPWMYPEQNTLPCVSVADLTLQRADSLENIDESSLNEEKAHHSEEED, from the exons ATGCGGATCACGTGTAAGGACGTGCGGGCGGATACGGTGTATGACGTCCTCCATGACACCAGCTACCGCAAGAAGTGGGACACCAACATGATTGACACCTACGATATCGGACGACTCACCGTCAATGCAGACGTTGGCTACTACTCCT GGAAGTGTCCGAGTCCACTGAAGAACCGAGACTTTGTAACCATGAGATCCTGGTTACCACTCGGCAACGACTACCTCATAATCAACTACTCTGTCAAACACCCC CAACACCCTCCCAAGAAGGACTACGTCAGAGCAGTCTCGCTGCTCACCGGGTACCTGGTCCAGTCCAACGGGCCAAGCAGCTGCACTCTCTACTACCTGACCCAGGTAGACCCCAAAG GATCCCTGCCCAAGTGGGTGGTCAACAGGGCGTCCCAGTTTGTCGCTCCGAAG GCCATGAAGAAGATCTACAAGGCGTCCCTGAAGTACCCCGAGTGGAAGCGGAAGCACAACCCCGGCCTGAAGCCCTGGATGTATCCCGAGCAGAACACCCTGCCCTGCGTCAGCGTGGCCGACCTGACGCTGCAGCGCGCAGACTCCCTGGAGAACATCGACGAGAGCAGCCTCAACGAGGAGAAGGCTCACCACAGCGAGGAAGAggactga